DNA sequence from the Alkalilimnicola ehrlichii MLHE-1 genome:
CTACCTGTACCGCCTCTCCCATCCGCTGGGCGAGCACGTCATCGAATCGGCCAAGCAGCAGCCGACGCCCACAGCGCATCTGCGCTTCAACATCACCGTCCATCCGGGGCGCATTGCCCTGGTGGAAGCACTCAAGGGTAAGTCCGGTTGGCTGACATTGGCTCGGCTGACCATCGAATCTTTCGAAACCGAGGAATACCTGCTGTTCTCCGGCATCGACGACGAAGGCCGCTCGCTGGACAATGAAACCTGCGCCAAGCTGTTTAACGTCGCCGCTGACAATCGTGGCCCGGCGGACTTGCCCGCCGAGGTGGAGCAGCGCCTTGCCGCTGAGCTTGCCCAACACCAGCGCGCCACTGCGAACCGCTCGCTGGAGGCCAACAACCAGCACTTCAACGCCGCCCGCGAACGCCTGGAACAATGGGCGGAAGACAAGATGCTGGCCACCGAGAAAACGCTCAAGGACACAAAAGAACAGATCAAGGCCCTGCGCCGTCAGGCCCGACAGGCCGAAACCCTGGAAGATCAGCACGACATCCAGGAACGTCTGAAACAACTCGAGCAGCGCCAGCGCAAGCAGCGCCGGGACATCTTCAAGGTGGAAGACGAAATCGAAGAACAGCGCGACAGCCTCATTGCCGCGCTGGAAAAACGCCTTGCCCGAGACCAGCGTAGTGAGCGCCTGTTTACGCTGCGCTGGTCCGTCGTATGACGGACAACAACGGCAACCAGAATCAAGCAATCAACGAAAACACGACAAGGACTATCGCAGCATGAGCCAGAATCCAGCCTTCGACAAACTGATCCGCCTGCTCAAGGAGCTCTTTCAGCTCGACCAGCCAGACCTGGACTTCGGGCTCTACCGCATCATGCACGCCCGCGCCGACGAGATCAGCCAGTTTCTCGACCGCGACCTGCTGCCCCAGGTAAAGGACGCTTTCAGCCACTACAAGACGGCCGACAAGGCCGGGCTGGAGAAAGAGCTGCAACAAGCCATCGAGCAGGCCAACGGCCTTGGCGTGGACCCAGAGACCACCGCCAAGGTGAAGGAGCTACGCCAGAAGATCGCCGAGCAGGGCGTGGATGTCACAGGTCTGGAGCAGGAAGTCTACGACCACCTCTACAAATTCTTCCGCCGCCATTACCACGAAGGCGACTTCCTCGCCAAGCGCGTCTACAAGCCCGGCGTCTACGCCATTCCCTACGAAGGCGAGGAAGTCAAACTGCACTGGGCCAACAAGGACCAGTACTACATCAAGACCAGCGAATACCTGCGCGACTACGCCTTTATCCTGAAGCCCGGCGCCGACGATCCCATGCGCGTGCACTTCCGTCTGGTCGACGCCGCCGAGGGCGAGCACGGCAACGTCAAGGAAGCCGAGGGCAAGAACCGGGTGTTTATCCTCGCCGGCGAAGACTTTATCGCCGAGGAGAATGGCGAAGCTGGCCGTGAGCTGATCATCCGCTTCGAGTACCGGCCGGCAACGATGGAGGACTGGAGCGAGGATGCCAAGGCCAACGCCACCGCCGCAGCGAAGGAGAAACCGCCCAACCAGAAAGACCTGCGCGAGGATGCTGTACGTCGGGTGCTGGCGATGCAGGACGACAGCCTCAAGCCCTGGCTGGCGGAGCTGGCCAAGAACCATATCAAAGCCGATGGCGAGCAGGCCGACTACAGCCGCCTGGCCGCCCACCTGAACCGCTACACCGCCCGCAACACGTTTGACTACTTCATCCACAAGGACCTGGGCGGCTTCCTGCGCCGGGAGCTGGACTTCTACATCAAGAACGAAGTCATGCACCTGGACGACATCGAAAGCGAAACGGCGCCGCGCGTGGAGCAGTACCTGTCCAAGATTAAAGTGATCCGTCAGATTGCCGGCAAGATCATTGATCTTCTGGCGCAACTGGAGAATTTTCAGAAGAAGCTCTGGCTGAAGAAGAAGTTTGTCACCGAGACCTCGTATTGCATCCGCATCGGCTGCATTCCAGAGGCGTTCCATCCGGAGATTGCCGCCAACGAGGCCCAGCGTCAGGAATGGGTTGAGCTACATGCCATTGATGAGCTTGCAGCGGATTTGACCACGGTGGCCTACAGTGAGCCGCTGACTGCGGAGTTTTTGAGGGCGCATCCGACATTGATGGTGGATACGCGGCACTTTGATGACGCTTTCAGTCAGCGGTTGCTGGAGGCGGTGGGTGATATAGACGATCAGACTGACGGCGTTCTTTTCAATAGCGAAAACTTTCAGGCGTTAGCTGTTGCCAACATGAAATACTGGGGTTCAGTGCACGTGTCGTATATTGACCCTCCATACAATACTGAGCTGGATAGGCAATCGGGAAAATTCATCTACAAGGATAACTATGCCCGCTCCACCTGGGCCTCTCTAATGGCGGATCGACTTCAATCTGGCGCGTCCTTTCTTAGAGAAGATGGGACTTTCATCTGCAGTATTGACGACAACGAATATCCGACACTTCGTGAAATCCTAAACTCAGTTTATGGAGGCGACAACTTCATCGGGACGATAGCTTGGAAGTCACGAGATTCTGTATCAAGCGATCACAAAATTTCACTGAACCACAATTATCATGTTGCATACGCTAAAGACTTGGTGGCTAATAAATTCGGAGGTTTTCCTCTGAATCCAGGTGACTATAGCAATCCGGACAATGACCCTCGTGGTCCGTGGAAGCCGGTGCCGATCGACGCCAATAAGCCTGGGGGCGAAACAAAGTACCCTATTGAAAATCCCAACACCGGGGACGAACATTATCCGCCGAACGGTCGGAGTTGGGCGTTTAACCGGTCGCGCTATGACGAGTTGCTTTCGGACAACCGTATTACATTTGGAATTAGGGGGACGGGAGCGCCGAAGCGCAAGCTTTTTTTGAAGGAAAGGACCGAGAAAGGCGATGTAAATACGCCAGTTTCTATCTGGCCAGACGCTGAGACAACTCAAGGCGGTACTCGCCAAGTAATGAGTTTATTCGGCAACAAAGTGTTTTCGTACCCAAAGCCTGTGGGGCTTATGCGCGACCTTATTAGAATCTCTCACTTGAATTCAAATTGCGTCGTGGCGGATTATTTTGCCGGGTCAGGCACTACGGGGCATGCAATTGTCAACCTTAACCGAGCCGATGGTAGTAGGCGTAAATTTTTATTGATGGAGATGGGTGATTATTTCGATGCGGTGCTTCTTCCACGCTTGAAGAAAGTCACGTTTGCGCCCGATTGGGCAGACGGGAAGCCTGAACGCCTCGCAACAGAAGAAGAGGCGGAATGCAGCCCCCGAATCATAAAGGTCATCCGGCTCGAATCCTACGAGGACGCCCTTAACAACCTGGAGCCGCGCCGCAGTGAAACACAAAGCGACCTGTTAGCTAGCCAGCAGGCTCAAGGTGCCGACGGCCTGCGCGAGCAGTACCTGCTGCGCTACTGGCTGGATGTGGAGACTAGGGGCCAACAATCACTGCTCAATATCGACGCCTTTACCGACCCCACCGCTTACCGGCTCAAGGTCAAGCGCCCCGGCAGCGAGGAAACCCGCGAGGTCAATGTGGACCTGCTGGAGACCTTCAACTGGCTGATCGGCCTGACCGTGGAAACCATCGCCGCGCCCCAGAGGGTGGCGGCCCAGTTCAAGCGCGATGACGATCCGGATCTGCCCAAGGAAAACCCGCGCCGCCTGCTGCTCGACGGCCGCATCCGCGAAGCCGAAGAAGGCCCCTGGTGGTTCCGCACCGTCACCGGCACCACGCCGGACGGACGTAAAACCCTGGTGATCTGGCGCAAGCTCACGGGCGACCCCGAGCAGGACAATCTGGTACTGGACGAATGGTTCAAGAAGCAGGGCTATTCCAGCAAGGACAGCGAGTTCGACCTGATCTACGTCAACGGCGACAACAACCTGGAGAACCTGCGCCAGCCCGACGACACCTGGAAAGTCCGCCTCATCGAGGAAGACTTCCACCGGCTGATGTTCGAGGAGGCCGAATCATGAGCCAGAACCTTACACCCGTGAACAACGAATGGCGTTTTCCCGGTGCCCGCTGGTGGAGCTTCGACTTTCACACGCATACGCCCGCGTCCAGTGACTATGGGAAAGGACCAGATCAGGCGGAATTGAGAGAGATAACGCCGGAAGAATGGTTGCTCAAGTTTATGCGGGCAGAGATTGACTGCGTCGCGGTCACTGACCACAACTCAGGCGATTGGATTGATCGGCTAAAGGCTGCGCTAGACCATCTCCGCGAGCAGCAGCACGCGGATTATCGGCCCCTCTGGCTCTTTCCAGGTGTCGAAATTACAGCCAATGGAAATATCCATATTCTGGCCATCTTTGATCCAGCCAAGGATGGTGCGGATGTCAGTGCGCTGCTGGGGGCGGTCGGCAATCACGGCAACCGGGGGGAGAGCAACCGTGCCGTGAACGCTTCCCCAATCGAAGTGATTCAGAGAGTCGTAGAAGCCAGTGCGTTGCCCGTGCTGGCCCACGTAGACGGCCCTTCCGGCGCCTGGGAGCTAGGCGGCAATACATTAACGCCCTTGCTTGAGTGTGAAGGCCTATTTGCAATGGAGGTGGTTAACCAATGCTCGGAAAAGCCTGCACTATACGGTCAGAAGCACCTGCGCTGGGCAGAAGTGCTGGGGTCTGACGCGCATCACCCTTCCGGCCCCGACGGTGCGCGCTATCCGGGTTCGCATTGGACCTGGGTAAAAATGGCGCAACCATCGCTGGAAGGCTTGCGCCTTGCCTTGCTTGATGGTGAAGGGTTCTCCATTCGCCGCAGTGATGATCCGGAACCGTTCGACCCAAACGCGCTGCCTGAGAATTTTATCGAGTCAGTAGAAATTGACGATGCCCGCTATATGGGGCGTGGTCAGCCGGAAACCCTTTCCTTCAGCCCGTGGTTCAACGCGCTGGTAGGCGGGCGGGGGACAGGAAAATCGACCATCGTGCACGCACTGCGGCTGGTGTTGAGGCGCGAGAATGAGTTGCAAGCCCTGGAGCAAGGCAGCGAGCCGCGCCGTACTTTCGAAAAATTCAGTCGCGTAGCACGTGGGCGAGACGACGATGGTGCGCTTACGCTGGATACCCATGTGGCACTGACCTTTATTAGGGACGGCACACGTTATCGCGTGTACTGGCGTCAAGATGGCTCGGGTTCGATCGTCGAAGAACGAAAAGATGGTGAGTGGCGTGAATCGGATAATCAGGCGGTGATTCCCGAGCGTTTCCCCATCCGGCTGTTCAGCCAGGGCCAGATCGCGGCACTAGCCGGCGGAAGCCATCAGGCGCTGCTCGATTTGATCGATGAAGCGGCGGGAGTGGATGCCGAACAAACCGCGCTGCGTGAGGCACGGCAGACCTATTTGTCTCTACGCGCCAAAGCGCGTGAACTGGAAGGCCGGCTTCAAGGGCGTGATGCACTGAAGGTCCGCTTGGAAGACGTGCAGCGGAAATTGAAGAAGTTCGAGGAAGCCCATCACGCCCATGTGCTAAAGGCGTATCAGCGTCGATCCCGACAGGAACGGGAAGTTAACCGCCAGTTTGAATCGGTTGCTGAAATTGTGGGCCGTGTTCGTGAACTCGCAGAAGAATTGGCGGCGGAGGATGTCCCGGAGCAACTGTTCGATGAGCAGAACGAACAGGACAAGGAGGCGCTGGCCCTCGTGTCGGGTCTCCATCAGGCGATTGAATCCGCCACGAAGGCGTTGAAGGGCACGGCCAATGACTTGGCGGCCACGGTCCGGAAAGAGCGGGAAAAACTCCCGGATACTGACTGGCAGCAGGCAGTGAGCAAGGCGCGGACCGATTACGAGAAACTTGTCAGGGATCTAAAGGAACAGGGTGTCGCGGATCCTAGCGAGTATGGCCAGTTGGTACAGGAGCGGCAGCGGCTGGAAAACCAGTGGAAGGAATTGGAGTCGTTAGCCGCGCAGCGCAGCCGAGTCCTGGATCAGGCCGAAACCCAGCTCGAGTCGGTTGTAGCGGCTCGGCGGGCGCTCAGCGAGCGGCGGGAAGCCTTTCTTGAGGAGAGTCTGGCCGATAACGAATATGTGCAGATCAACCTGAAGCCTTACGGCCAAGATGTCCGTGCCATGGAACGAAGCTTGCGAGAATTGTTGGGCGCGGAAGGCTCAAAATTCGAAGCGGATATACTGATTGAAGAAGATAGCCAGCCTGCCAAGGGGATTGTCGCTGAACTGATTAAACAGTTACCTGATGATCTTACTCAGGCAAAAGGGGAACTTGAACGAAGGGTCGGCCAAATCAAACGGCGCCTGAATGAATCCTGCCGGGGCAACGGCATTTTCGGTGGTCACTTCAACAACTTCCTTTCCAAGCAGGCGAGTAATCGCCCTGAGTATGTCGATCACATAATGATGTGGTATCCGGACGATGGCTTGGATGTGAGGTACAGTCAAAAAGGCGATGGGCGGGATTTCAAATCCATTGAACAGGCATCGGCAGGTCAACGCGCGGCTGCGATGCTGGCATTTCTGCTGGCCTACGGCTCTGAACCGATTGTGCTGGATCAGCCAGAAGATGATCTCGATAATCACCTGATTTACAACCTGGTGGTTCGCCAATTGCGTGAAAACAAGCGGCGGCGGCAGATTATTTCCGTAACGCATAATCCCAACATTGTGGTCAATGGGGATGCCGAAATGCTCCACGCACTGGATTTTCGCGGCGGCCAGTGTCGGGTGATCGAAAAAGGCTCGCTACAGGAAGAAGCCATGCGCGATGAGGTTTGCCATGTCATGGAGGGCGGCCGCGATGCATTCGAGCGGCGTTATCGTCGTTTGGGCAAGGAGGTATAGGGCATGTTTGATACCGCGGCTGCGCTCTTGGAGAAGATACAGCTTGGGGAAGATTCCTTCCTTGAGCTGAAGGAGGTTCGGATCGCCGGGAAGCGAGTGACCGCACCACATCGCAACTCACTGGTGGACGAATTGGCAGCGTTTGCGAATGCCAAGGGCGGTGTCTGTGTGCTCGGTGTGGATGATGCAACGCGAGAAATTCTCGGGATTCCGCGAGACAAGCTGGACCTTGTGACTGACTATGTCCGGCAGACCTGCCTGGACTCAGTGACACCACCGTTGACCCCAGTTATTGAGCGGCTACTTCTGCCTACGACCACCGGTGACGAGGTGGCCGTATTGAAGGTGGAAATCGGTCGCAGCTTGTGGGTGCATCGCAGCCCCGGCGGCTATATGCATCGGGTGGGTGATGAAAAGCGTGAAATGGCGCCGGACTTCCTCGCCCGACTGTTTCAGCAGCGCAGTCAGGCCCGAATCATTCGCTTTGACGAGCAGCCAGTGCCGAATGCCACCCTGGATGACTTGAATGAGGCGCTTTGGCAACGATTCGCAACCGCACGTACCCGGGATAACCGCGATGACCTGCTGCGAAAGCTCGGCATGGCCCGCATGGATGACGATGTCTTGCGCCCGTCGGTGGCGGGTATCCTTCTGGCTTCCGATGATCCTCGCCATTGGCTGCCCAATGCGTTTATTCAGGCGGTCGCCTACCGGGGTACTGAAATTCGACCGGTAGGCGACCAAGCGTACCAGCTTGATGCAGCAGATCTCACCGGGCCTTTGGATCAACAGGTGCTTTCTGCCTGCCATTTTGTCAGCAAAAATATGCGAGTCGCCGCGTCCAAAAGCGTGGGCCGAGAGGATGTTCCTCAGTTTGATATGACAGCCGTATTCGAGGCCATCGTCAACGCGGTCGCGCATCGTGACTACGCTATGCAGGACGCCAAGATCCGGTTGCGCGTATTCGCAGACCGCATGGAACTGTACTCCCCCGGAGCCATCCCTAACACCATGACGGTGGATAGCCTACCGTACCGCCAGGCTGCACGGAATGAAACGATTACCAGTTTGCTGGCGAAATGTCGGGTGCCGGATGAAGGCGGGCTGGGAACAGGCCGATCCACCATGATGGATAAGCGGGGCGAAGGCGTGTCCATCATCCTTCAAAATAGTGAAATGCTGTCCGGTCGTGTCCCGGAATACAGCCTGGTTGATGATAGTGAGCTCCGCCTGGTGATTTACGCACCAGCGGAAACGGATGGAGGGGAAGACTGAGCATGCCGCCTCGTAGACGCAACAACCGGCCGCAGGTGCCGTTCGCCTACAAGCTGGTGCTGAACCAGTGGCTGTTCAGCCTGTTTGGGCTGGCGTCCACTGACGGCTTCTTTACCTGGAACGGAAAGCGCCTGCCGTTACTGGAAGCCTTCAAGCAGAAGTTTCAGTTGAGCGAAGACAGCGCCGGCGGGTTGGACGAGAACAACATCCACCGCTTCCACACGGCCCTGACCAACCAGACCGACCCGCTGCCCGAACTGCCGGCCGATCTATTGCTCGAGTATGACCAGAATATCGTCCGTCATACCCAGCGTTTGAACGAGCGCCGGCTGGCGCGCGGCGAAGAGGCTATCGCCTGGAAGTACTTCCAGTACCTGTCGCTGCTGTTCACCGAAATCTATCTGGACCGTTATTTCTCCGATGCGGATGCCTTGCTGGCCTCGATCAACGAACAGATTGAGCGCTACAACGCGGACAAGCCGGAACCGGACCAGGTCCCAAATCTGGATCCGGAAGGCGATGTCACCGGGCAGTTGAACAAGCTGGCCTTCTGGAGCGCCACCGGCTCCGGTAAGACGCTGATCATGCACGCCAATATCCTGCAATATCAGCACTACCTGACCAAGCACCGCCGCCGCCGCGAGCTCAACCGGATCATCCTGTTGACGCCCAACGAAGGGTTGAGCCAGCAACACCTGCGAGATTTCCAGGCTGCCGGGATCGAGGCGGAGTTGTTCGACAAGAACGGTCGCGGGCTGTTCGCCGGGCAGGCTGTCGAGATCATCGACATCAATAAACTGCGCGACGAGATGGGCGATAAGACGGTTGCCGTCGATGCCTTCGAGAACAACAACCTCGTGCTGATCGATGAAGGGCATCGGGGTGCCAGTTCCGGTGAGACCGGCACCTGGATGCGCTTTCGCAATGCATTGTGCGAGCAGGGTTTTTCCTTCGAATACTCCGCCACTTTCGGCCAGGCGGTAAAGCGCAGCTCCCAACTGGCGGCCCAGTACGAGCGTTGCGTGCTTTTCGACTATTCCTACAAGTATTTCTATGGCGACGGCTATGGCAAGGACTACCAGATCCTGAACCTGGACCCGCAGACCCAGGAAAACACTATGGAGGTTTACCTGGTGGCCTGCTTGCTGTCTTTCTTCCAGCAGCTGCGCTTGTATCGCGAACAGGCTGTGGCTTGCCGGCCGTTCAATATTGAGAAGCCGTTGTGGATCTTCGTCGGCGGCCGGGTCACCGCGTCTCTTTCGACCAAGGATGCCTCCGACATTGTTGAGATTCTGCGCTTTTTGGCGCGCTTTCTCGGTGATCGTGCCGGGAGTACGGCGCGCATCCGGCGGGTGCTGGAGGAAGGCTTGATTGCTGCCGATGGGCGCAATCTATTTGCCCGGCGTTTTGCCTACCTGAACGGATTGGGGCTTTCGGCCGAGCAACTGTTCGAGGAAGTACAGGCCAGCCTCTTCAATGCCGCAGGGGGCGGCGCGCTGCACGTGGAGAACCTGAAGGGTGTCCCGGGGGAAATCGCTTTGCGCGTTGGCGACAATGAGCCGTTCGGCGTGATCAATGTCGGCAATGACAGCAGACTGTGCTCGCTCTGTGAGAACGAAGACGGGCTGCTGGTCGGTGATCGGGATTTCAAGGGCTCCCTGTTCCAGTCCATCAATGCTCCCGATTCGTCTGTCAATGTACTGATCGGCTCCAAGAAGTTCACCGAAGGCTGGAACAGTTGGCGCGTCAGTACCATGGGGCTGATGAATGTGGGCAGCACGGAGGGTTCGCAGATCATCCAGCTTTTTGGCCGCGGGGTGCGCCTGAAGGGTTATGACGGCAGCCTGAAGCGCAGTGCCAGGGTGAACCTCCCGGAGGATGTCGCGCGGCCAGGACACCTGCCGACACTCGAAACCCTGAATATCTTCGGCATCAAGGCCGACTACATGGCCCAGTTCCGCGAGTTTCTCGAAGAAGAGGGGCTGCCGTCTAACGAGGAGCGTATCGAGTTCCTGCTGCCCGT
Encoded proteins:
- a CDS encoding site-specific DNA-methyltransferase; this encodes MSQNPAFDKLIRLLKELFQLDQPDLDFGLYRIMHARADEISQFLDRDLLPQVKDAFSHYKTADKAGLEKELQQAIEQANGLGVDPETTAKVKELRQKIAEQGVDVTGLEQEVYDHLYKFFRRHYHEGDFLAKRVYKPGVYAIPYEGEEVKLHWANKDQYYIKTSEYLRDYAFILKPGADDPMRVHFRLVDAAEGEHGNVKEAEGKNRVFILAGEDFIAEENGEAGRELIIRFEYRPATMEDWSEDAKANATAAAKEKPPNQKDLREDAVRRVLAMQDDSLKPWLAELAKNHIKADGEQADYSRLAAHLNRYTARNTFDYFIHKDLGGFLRRELDFYIKNEVMHLDDIESETAPRVEQYLSKIKVIRQIAGKIIDLLAQLENFQKKLWLKKKFVTETSYCIRIGCIPEAFHPEIAANEAQRQEWVELHAIDELAADLTTVAYSEPLTAEFLRAHPTLMVDTRHFDDAFSQRLLEAVGDIDDQTDGVLFNSENFQALAVANMKYWGSVHVSYIDPPYNTELDRQSGKFIYKDNYARSTWASLMADRLQSGASFLREDGTFICSIDDNEYPTLREILNSVYGGDNFIGTIAWKSRDSVSSDHKISLNHNYHVAYAKDLVANKFGGFPLNPGDYSNPDNDPRGPWKPVPIDANKPGGETKYPIENPNTGDEHYPPNGRSWAFNRSRYDELLSDNRITFGIRGTGAPKRKLFLKERTEKGDVNTPVSIWPDAETTQGGTRQVMSLFGNKVFSYPKPVGLMRDLIRISHLNSNCVVADYFAGSGTTGHAIVNLNRADGSRRKFLLMEMGDYFDAVLLPRLKKVTFAPDWADGKPERLATEEEAECSPRIIKVIRLESYEDALNNLEPRRSETQSDLLASQQAQGADGLREQYLLRYWLDVETRGQQSLLNIDAFTDPTAYRLKVKRPGSEETREVNVDLLETFNWLIGLTVETIAAPQRVAAQFKRDDDPDLPKENPRRLLLDGRIREAEEGPWWFRTVTGTTPDGRKTLVIWRKLTGDPEQDNLVLDEWFKKQGYSSKDSEFDLIYVNGDNNLENLRQPDDTWKVRLIEEDFHRLMFEEAES
- a CDS encoding TrlF family AAA-like ATPase; the protein is MSQNLTPVNNEWRFPGARWWSFDFHTHTPASSDYGKGPDQAELREITPEEWLLKFMRAEIDCVAVTDHNSGDWIDRLKAALDHLREQQHADYRPLWLFPGVEITANGNIHILAIFDPAKDGADVSALLGAVGNHGNRGESNRAVNASPIEVIQRVVEASALPVLAHVDGPSGAWELGGNTLTPLLECEGLFAMEVVNQCSEKPALYGQKHLRWAEVLGSDAHHPSGPDGARYPGSHWTWVKMAQPSLEGLRLALLDGEGFSIRRSDDPEPFDPNALPENFIESVEIDDARYMGRGQPETLSFSPWFNALVGGRGTGKSTIVHALRLVLRRENELQALEQGSEPRRTFEKFSRVARGRDDDGALTLDTHVALTFIRDGTRYRVYWRQDGSGSIVEERKDGEWRESDNQAVIPERFPIRLFSQGQIAALAGGSHQALLDLIDEAAGVDAEQTALREARQTYLSLRAKARELEGRLQGRDALKVRLEDVQRKLKKFEEAHHAHVLKAYQRRSRQEREVNRQFESVAEIVGRVRELAEELAAEDVPEQLFDEQNEQDKEALALVSGLHQAIESATKALKGTANDLAATVRKEREKLPDTDWQQAVSKARTDYEKLVRDLKEQGVADPSEYGQLVQERQRLENQWKELESLAAQRSRVLDQAETQLESVVAARRALSERREAFLEESLADNEYVQINLKPYGQDVRAMERSLRELLGAEGSKFEADILIEEDSQPAKGIVAELIKQLPDDLTQAKGELERRVGQIKRRLNESCRGNGIFGGHFNNFLSKQASNRPEYVDHIMMWYPDDGLDVRYSQKGDGRDFKSIEQASAGQRAAAMLAFLLAYGSEPIVLDQPEDDLDNHLIYNLVVRQLRENKRRRQIISVTHNPNIVVNGDAEMLHALDFRGGQCRVIEKGSLQEEAMRDEVCHVMEGGRDAFERRYRRLGKEV
- a CDS encoding ATP-binding protein, with product MFDTAAALLEKIQLGEDSFLELKEVRIAGKRVTAPHRNSLVDELAAFANAKGGVCVLGVDDATREILGIPRDKLDLVTDYVRQTCLDSVTPPLTPVIERLLLPTTTGDEVAVLKVEIGRSLWVHRSPGGYMHRVGDEKREMAPDFLARLFQQRSQARIIRFDEQPVPNATLDDLNEALWQRFATARTRDNRDDLLRKLGMARMDDDVLRPSVAGILLASDDPRHWLPNAFIQAVAYRGTEIRPVGDQAYQLDAADLTGPLDQQVLSACHFVSKNMRVAASKSVGREDVPQFDMTAVFEAIVNAVAHRDYAMQDAKIRLRVFADRMELYSPGAIPNTMTVDSLPYRQAARNETITSLLAKCRVPDEGGLGTGRSTMMDKRGEGVSIILQNSEMLSGRVPEYSLVDDSELRLVIYAPAETDGGED
- a CDS encoding DEAD/DEAH box helicase family protein, with the translated sequence MPPRRRNNRPQVPFAYKLVLNQWLFSLFGLASTDGFFTWNGKRLPLLEAFKQKFQLSEDSAGGLDENNIHRFHTALTNQTDPLPELPADLLLEYDQNIVRHTQRLNERRLARGEEAIAWKYFQYLSLLFTEIYLDRYFSDADALLASINEQIERYNADKPEPDQVPNLDPEGDVTGQLNKLAFWSATGSGKTLIMHANILQYQHYLTKHRRRRELNRIILLTPNEGLSQQHLRDFQAAGIEAELFDKNGRGLFAGQAVEIIDINKLRDEMGDKTVAVDAFENNNLVLIDEGHRGASSGETGTWMRFRNALCEQGFSFEYSATFGQAVKRSSQLAAQYERCVLFDYSYKYFYGDGYGKDYQILNLDPQTQENTMEVYLVACLLSFFQQLRLYREQAVACRPFNIEKPLWIFVGGRVTASLSTKDASDIVEILRFLARFLGDRAGSTARIRRVLEEGLIAADGRNLFARRFAYLNGLGLSAEQLFEEVQASLFNAAGGGALHVENLKGVPGEIALRVGDNEPFGVINVGNDSRLCSLCENEDGLLVGDRDFKGSLFQSINAPDSSVNVLIGSKKFTEGWNSWRVSTMGLMNVGSTEGSQIIQLFGRGVRLKGYDGSLKRSARVNLPEDVARPGHLPTLETLNIFGIKADYMAQFREFLEEEGLPSNEERIEFLLPVIRNLGQKQLKTIRLKKTINGVSTQFGDAFKKLGPVPTLARPDPAQEAATRYLQTNPVVLNWYPKIQAMRSSGVGAVEEDRQPDQGALSKRHIAFLDLDALYFELQRFKAERAWHNLNLPRDVLPELLADQSWYRLLIPESELAFDSFEKIHLWQELAEALLKKYCERYYSFRKKEWELPHLEYRYLDANDPNFPQVNEDFPEGYHRILVEESQTEIVAKLKELKAQIDAGTLKPWQFGGLQAIPFGRHLYEPLLHLAGSTVEISPAPLNQGERRFVEDLRDYCDSKPALLQDKELYLLRNLSKGRGVGFFEAGNFHPDFIVWLIADGQEYISFVDPKGIRNLGAQDPKIQFHQTIKEIEDRLGDSTVTLNSFVISNTPAHEMRLLWGVDKAQMEAWHVLFQQEDKASYIDSLLAKSLEPVKSPAKGSVSK